From Rhinatrema bivittatum chromosome 5, aRhiBiv1.1, whole genome shotgun sequence, the proteins below share one genomic window:
- the LOC115091566 gene encoding olfactory receptor 56A4-like, which translates to MSSFNTNSTTEVSEFLLMGFPGIQSWQHWLSIPLALLFLVALVANLTLLITFYADLNLHAPMYYFLAMLALVDIGLCNSITPKLLGILWFDARTISKSACFTQMYFIHCFLGLESGIFLIMAYDRYVAICNPLRYFLIITNGFVVKAAVFILVRNAVLVLPIPLLAARLHYCSRNTIKFSFCANLAVVSLACEDITINSVYQMVVAWVLLGSDLLLITMSYCFILRAVLKLQAEGAAMKALSTCSSHFILILFFSTILVVLAITHRSGNKIPSDISILVNVLHLLVPPSLNPIVYGVRTKEIKHGILKVFTKRRATTSEN; encoded by the coding sequence ATGTCCTCCTTCAATACCAACAGCACCACGGAGGTGTCTGAGTTCCTCCTCATGGGTTTCCCTGGGATCCAAAGCTGGCAGCACTGGCTCTCCATCCCACTGGCTCTTCTCTTCCTCGTGGCCCTTGTGGCCAATCTCACACTACTGATCACTTTCTATGCTGATCTGAACCTCCATGCTCCCATGTACTATTTCCTGGCCATGCTGGCACTGGTGGATATTGGTTTGTGCAATTCAATCACTCCCAAACTCCTAGGGATCCTCTGGTTTGATGCAAGGACCATCAGCAAATCAGCTTGCTTCACTCAGATGTATTTTATCCATTGTTTTTTGGGATTAGAATCAGGGATCTTTCTTATCATGGCTTATGATCGCTACGTTGCTATCTGCAACCCCTTACGGTACTTCCTCATAATTACTAACGGCTTTGTAGTAAAAGCTGCTGTCTTTATCCTGGTCAGGAACGCAGTGTTAGTTCTACCAATCCCTCTGCTTGCTGCCCGGCTGCATTACTGTTCCAGAAATACCATCAAATTTAGCTTCTGTGCCAACTTAGCAGTAGTGTCCCTGGCCTGTGAAGATATTACAATAAACAGTGTTTACCAGATGGTGGTTGCCTGGGTTTTATTAGGCAGTGACTTGTTGTTAATCACCATGTCATACTGTTTCATCCTCCGGGCTGTGCTGAAGCTGCAAGCTGAAGGGGCAGCCATGAAGGCCTTGAGTACCTGCTCTTCTCACTTCATtctcatcttatttttttctACTATCCTTGTGGTTTTGGCCATAACTCACAGAAGTGGGAACAAAATCCCATCGGACATCTCAATTTTGGTGAACGTTTTACATCTCCTTGTCCCTCCATCACTGAACCCCATTGTCTATGGTGTGAGGACCAAAGAGATTAAGCACGGCATACTGAAGGTGTTCACGAAAAGAAGAGCAACTACCAGTGAGAACTGA